Part of the Leishmania major strain Friedlin complete genome, chromosome 7 genome is shown below.
ATTGCAGCGGGAGCAGCGACTGCGACGGGTGCTGTCCCAGCGTCACCTTGGTCAGCCCGAGCCGGTTCCGCAGAACGCCTTCTATTGCACCCGCGCTGCGCTGTCCGAGGAGGACACGGTTTGGCTGTACACGCTGACCAACAGGGCGTGTTTTGAGCGACTGATGCATGACGTGCATTCCACTGCGATGCCGGCGCTGGCTGGCCAGCTCGACGCGGTTCTCTCGCACGCGAACCCACTCTTTTACTTCAGCTATCGGATGCCCGTGAAGGTCGTCGATGGTgccggcgacgctgccgccacttCTCTGCGGGAGGCACCGGCAATGCGGCGCTGGCTGGAGGACACACCGCCGGTCCTGCGCAAGCGACCCGCGCCAGAGAAGGAAGATGCagggcaacagcagcgcgacgccgATGGAGAGTTGGCCAGGGGGGCCTTGCAGAAGCATCCCAAGacgtccgccagcagcgtctccgcGTCTTCAGGGCTCGTGGCCCAGTCGATGAAGGCGTGGGAGGCGCATCTCACCGCAACGCTTACCGAGGAGGGTGAGACGATCGAGAACTTCCGGCACAGCCGCACGAAGTCGAGCTATACGGACAAGAAGAGATTTCAAGAAAAGGCGGCGTGGCAGGAGTACGTGCGCGAGGTGCGCATTCAAGCGCAACAGCGAGACCGCGAGATGAaacgtgcgctgcgccgcggcgaaaTGGATGAGCCACGAGGATGACATAGGcatctctgtctctgtcccTCTCGATCtgctcacacacgcaccggtgcacacgtgcacaccgcttccctttctcctGTGTTGTCGCGGCGGTCAAGCAGAGGGCTGTCCCTGTCGTCTTGAGCTGTGTGGTTGTGAATGGtagaggtggaggtggttTGTGTACTCGTATGCACGTGGTGGTTGCCCTTTCTCTACCTCACGATCCACCTCCACATTCTCCGCGTGCTCCTCTCTTTCAGTTGTGTTGCTTCTCTGCTGCATGAGCGGATTGTCGAACTTGCGGaacggacacacacacacacacacacacaaaagggCTGATTGATGTGCTGCGATGCGCACGGACAACATGGCCGCTGCGAGCAGGCCTTTCCTTCTGTTCCTTCTATTGACGCTGGTGTATGCGgcagctctgctgccgccagcggtggcgacatTCGCTCTCGCTTATTCGTTCTCCATCCTCCCTCCAACTTCTCGGACGAAGCCGATACTGCTCTTCCTCACCGTACTCCGCTGTCTCTCGATCGTTTCAACCAACGGTGCAGCATCCGCTGCTCATTTCGCTTGCGGCTCCTTCTGCAGTCTTCACCGCTTAGACAGCTGCAGACTCCACCCCGCCCCGGCCCACCTTTCGCTCGTCCCCCTCTTCAGCTCCGCAGCCACGATGGGCCACTCGGCGAAGATCACCCGAGGCGGTAACAAAAAGCGTGTCAATCAGGGCCGCCTCGAGGTGAAGCTCCGTGCGCAAGGCGCCAAGTcgcacaccaccgctgtCAAGGAGGCTGTCGAGGCAAGGCGCTTCCTCAAGCAGAGAGCGCAGGCCATCGCGGGAGAGCTGAAGGCGAAggtgcagaggagcggcagcgcaccaaGCCGGCCGGAGCAGCTTTGCCCCACGAACTCGGGCCCTTCGATTGTGCGCATGGCGCCGAAGCCCATCGGTAAACCGAAGCCGCCCACGCAGTCGGAGAAGTAGTGGTTAGCACGacgtgtgcagctgcgtcgaaaaaggcgtgcggcgtgtgtgtgtgtgtgtgcatgagATGGATAAATCGACTAAAGACCAGACGGAGAGGAACCCGCGTGCGTTGCCCTgatgcgtgtctgtgtgtggaCTCGCCAGAATGCCTTCCGCTCACGCTAGCGCGGCACCAGAGAACACCGAGCTCGAGGCGCAGCCACTCTTTTTGCCGGAAAAGGAactcctccaccgccacctctctTCCAGCGAGCGTGtcgtcctctctctctctctctcggacGCCAGCATTACGCTGTGGCTTCGCTCTTtttcctcctttctctccctgCTGCTTGCGGTGAGCTGTCGGTATCGCCCTGTGCTCTTCTGCTCCATCTGTCCATGCACCTCACTCCTATTCGACTTTAATCTCTCACATACACTCGAACACGCGCCTACTCACTACTGAGTCCATccgcgcgtgcacgcccATCCGCCGATATCGTTACGCACTTCTCGTCGGGATCAGCTTCTGTTTCCGCTTTCGTGTCACCTGACAATACTTCCTTGAAGCAAGATGATGCGCCGTGCCATTGCTCAGCCCGTCGCCcgtcgcgcggcggccgcctccagcgcgctcGTGGTGGCCCCTCGCCAGGCCTCCACTGTCACCCTCTCCGTCCAGGGCCTGCACTACGTCGGCACCGGTCTCGCTGCCATCGCCCTCGGTGGTGTCGGCTTGGGTATCGGTGCCATCTTCGGCTGCCTGCTGATAGGCTGCGCTCGCCAGCCCAACCTGACCAAGATGCTCTTCAACTACGCCATTCTCGGCTTCGCCCTGACGGAGGCCATTGGCCTGTTCGCGCTGATGCTCGCCTTCCTCATGCTCTTCTCGTAGGGTTGTTGACGTCTGCGTGGTAATTCCGTAGCAGAAACGAAGACGGGCAGAAAAGGAACTTCTCAGGAGCGGCCGTGGGGCAGAATGCCGTCAGAGTAGGGCAAGGGACGAGTAATGCCGCACACGGTGGGCGCCGAAGACGCGAGGGGAGAAAACGACTGCCGAGTGAATTGACCGTGTCGGCATCTTCTTCGCGTTCGCTGCTCGCGCGTGCTCCCCGTGAGTCTGCCACTgctcatctctctccctcagcGGTGGTCTTGCGTGCCACATCgcgccccgccccccgccTCCCTACCGACCTTTCCGTGTGTCCACAAGCTCCCCTTTACGTCtaccccccttccctccctccctcctctctctccctgtctgTCTAGCGTACCTTGTGTCGGGAGGGCGGCATGCGCGCGGtacgctgtgcgcgtgcgtggtgtGCGTTCTCCGTagcgggtgcgtgcgggGTGGTTGGCAGTGGCGCTCCTCTTtgttgtttctctctctctatctctctcGTTTGTTTCGTTTCCTGGCGTTCGCCGTTTTCGTATTCCTTTCGTGTGCCTCTGTTTAACTTAGCGGATCTTCCCCCCTCAGCGAAGTGGTGACGCggcggaagggaggggaCAGGGACGGTGCGACAGGAAGCCAACTGGGAAGGTATCCGGCACGCCGCCCTTGTGTGacgtccgccgcggcgggtgTGGGCACTGCCCGTCTCCCTTTCCATCCATCCTTCTCCCTCGCAACTGTTTGTCTCCCTCTTGTTGTCTTGCCTTCTCTGtggatgcgtgtgtgcgggtgcctGTGGTGTCGCTGAGAGCGACACTACACAGAGCATCGTATGCGGAGGGAAAAGTAAAGAAAACCGTCAAGAACCCTTTATAACAGCGGAGGCGTTGGCCAATAGCTGGTGCGGCGAGGAAAgagtgctgcagctctcgtgtggagtgtgtgtgtgcagggggggggagggaggagatgGCATGTTGCTGTGCTCGAATCCCTTTCCCATCCTCTCGCCTCTCTTGCTGATTGCCCCAGAGTACCCACATCCCCGCGGCTGCGCAAACAAGAGGCTGCGTGGATGCACCAAGACGGAGGCCCACGTGCACTCACCGTTGTTCCCATTTGTGCTCCGCATCTTAGGCGGTGAGCGCACACTGCTTCTTGGCCTATAATGATGATGACTGCGGCGGGAGGGGCGCTGTGTGAGACGGCTCTACCTCACCCTCGCCCCAATCATACTACTCCACGTATGTGTGGCTCTCTTTCGGTCTCCGGTGATGACGACGCCCCGTTTCCTTTTGTTGTCTGCGGGCACACTGCCCCCACGCCCCACCCCACATGCCTGCACGCCGTCACACCTACGAAGCCTTGGGCGGAAGATGTCACTCAAGCATGTGGCGTCTTttggcgctgtcggcgtctTATCGGTGGTCGGCATGCTTGGAGGACGGCGATGGCACCGCgtcgagctgcgccgcgccgagcTAAATGAGGAGTACACGAAGCTCATGAATGAAATGCGTACCTTCAACGAGAAGCGTCTCACCCGCGATGAGCGCCTGGCCgccaaggaggcggaggcgaaggtgaCGGCGGAGACGGTGGACATATTATGGAGCGATCGGCTGGCGCGTTATGCGCAGGTGAACAAGGACCTGCATGCCTACCTGGCGGCTTTGCCTGAGGCGATCGGCGTACTGAAGGGTCTGTCGAATCACTATCGCTACATGTCGGAGGAGATGCCCAAGTTCACGGGGTTCGACATCGCGTGCTCCAAGATGCACAACCTGGCATTGATGCTGGAGCACGGCAAGGCGGTAGGCATTGAgcgtgtggcggcgacagtgcAGGCAATGTTTGTCGCGGAGCCACTTGTGCAGGCGGTGTGCACGAGCATCTTGGCAGCCCCGGCTCCGCCGCATCCCAGTTCGATCGCTgcggccagcgccgccttcacgTTCTGCATGGAAGAGCTCGACCGCGCCGTGGGGACGGTTGCTATGCGGTATGCGGCAGCACTGGAAGAGCCCCCAAATGCCACGCCTGGCATCTTGTCAGATAGTGTCCGGAAGCTTGTCAGTATGatgcgcacagacacgctTTGCAAGGGGCAGCGCCAGCTTGCGGAGCGCAGAAGGGACTTGGAACGGACGCTTCGCCGTGCccagcgccagctgcacaCCGAGGAGGACATTCGGGCAGCGCTGGATTACACGAGGGAGCTGGATCAGCACCTTCAGGCGGCTGCACCACGAAGAACCGACTTGTTGCTTTCATCGCCTTCCAGGAAGGATAACTTTCTGGCCGCCGTGCGGTCGGATAGTGAGGTGAAAAAGGCCATCCAGCAGATCGACCTGTGGCGTGACTCGGCAACCACTTTCCTGGTGCACCGCCAGGCCGAGgacgcgctgcagagctACTACTTCCTCCTGGCCGAAACGCTTACAGCAGTGAATGAGTTGAAGTAGTGGAAGGGCGGGCAGCCTAACAAAGGCGATGGATCACACACAGGAGAAACGACGGCGCATCACCTAAGCCACACAGCCGTGAGGGCATgctgagggagggagagaccgATACGCTCACAGGCCACACTCGCTGAGCATACGGCGACTGTGGCccttgcgctgcgcacgagTGTGACGGCCGAGAGCGGAgcgatggtggtgggagTCAGTGGAATGCACCGATTtcggggtggggtgggccAACAGGTGCGCAGAAGTCACAAGGCAGAACGGTGGATAGAAGCAAAGGCGGTCGACGGCATCGAGCTCTTTTCTTCGCATCGGTCGCTGCCCTGTGCACGCTTCCCTCGGGGTTATCAACTTCctctcgcctcctctcctaCCACGTCTGAGTTCCCTGCACTTCTCTTTCGCTATGTTTGCCCAAGTCGCGCCggctctccttctccacctaTCCTTCTCGTGTTGGATCGCACTACATACCGGGAGATAAGAAGAGGGCAAAGGGGGTGCGCACCTCTGAGCATGACATCGCAGGGCCCGGTGTGTCCACTCCCTGTCTGGgaggaagccgagcagccccCATGTCTCTGCCCATGCCGAGCCGCTTGTGTGCGGTAGCAGGGCCAGGCACCGACGACGCAGGGGAGGCTAGAGCGATGTACCGCTGCTTGTGCCCAGCGGTTAGAccctggacggcgtggcgtcggagcgacctgcgaccgtgAACACACGCCCGTGCCATCCATGCGATAGGCCGAGTACCAGCGCGACTCGGACGCGTCTCACCCTCGGCCTtcacactgcctactggtgcgGGGAGAGCCTGCGTGCCACACCCCGAgggtggggggaagggagatgCGCCAGGGGcaggcgacctgcgaggtgtgggtgggtgggtagcgTGTGAGGCAGGGGGCGTGCTCGGATGGCTGAGTGGGCGCCGTGCTGCaacttgcgtgtgtgtgtgggtggctgcttcgcacgacgcgtatggtggtggtggtgggagggtgCGGGGGCGTTCTGCGCATGCTGTAGGGCAGCGCGTGGATGCGGTAAAGAGGAGAACGCCGACTCGGGGTTGATTGTCGTTAGCATCTTTGCGCACAGGGATGCGCGGCCAAGGAATAAGAAGTAGAGAGCAGCGGGTGCCCAGCGTTCATCGCGAAAGACGTGCGCGCTGTGTAAACGAagacacgtgcacgtgcgcttATAGCAGCGACGTGACAAAGGTGCACGAGCCGCAGTGACGTAGCGGACCACCTTGCTTCCACCTCCGTCACGGTGTCGGTGGGTGTTGGGAGAGGCGGGCCGGGTAGCCTATCAGCGTCTTGTACAtccacccctctctcacCCCTGGGTTCTGTTACGACGATTCGTGCATGTTTCCTGTCGGCATGCCGTTTCTTTTTGCCGGCTCCGCGTACTCTCCCACTGTCTCACTTGCCTCCCGCGGCTTTCTTCCCACTGCTTCttatcccccccccctccccccctccccccctccccccctcccccacaccgctggcggtggtggatgcACCGTTTactctcttctctgccttcACACCGGCACGCAAACGTACGTGGAAGAGGAACGCCTCATCCACccgcacctctctcttcttccttcccTCGTATCTCTCACCTGCGTAGGCAGTAGCGCACGCTCTCTGTGCCGCACCGACATTCATCTAGACTagcgcaccttctccactCACCCGTAAGTGTCTAGCTCATACACAGCGCCCAAGTACGTCACCAAGGAACATCCGCCCACACCGACTGTGCCTTGTAGTTTGGTCGCCGatcgcggcagcagcagacaccAACGCAGATGGTCGAGGCGTGCTTCCTGTGCTTGGACTCCACGGAGTACATGCGCAATGGGGATCAGTACCCCACTCGCATGATGGCGGAGCAGGACGCGGCCTGCCTGCTGGCGAATGCGAAGCTGCAAGCGAACGCTGAAAACACGCTTGGCTTCCTCACGACAGGCGGAAACGCGTGCACGGTGTACGAAACCCTCACAAACAATGTGGACGCTATCATGACCTCGATCGGCAGCATCCCCGTCAACGGTAAGCGCTGCAACTTCAGCTCTGGTCTGCAAATCGCGTCGTTGGCTCTCAGTCACCGCACCAACTCCCGCGCTGAAAAACGCATTGTCGCCTTCGTTGGCAGCCCGATCggggagacggcggcggagctggaggcgctggcgaaaAAACTGCGCAAAGACGACGTCGCGGTCGACGTGGTGGCGTTCGGTGTGGAGTCGAacgtggagctgctgcaggcctTTGTGAAGAAGGTATCCAAGAAGGAAAACTCGCGTTTCCTGGCGGTGGCCGCGCGCGAGAACCTGACCGACAAACTGATGAGCAACGCTATTCTCCTCGGCGAGGACCTTCCCGAGGGAGCtgagggcggtggcgccagcATGAGCGGCTTTGGCGTGGACCCCAACATGGATCCGGAGCTAGCCAtggctctccgcctctccatGGAGGACGAGATGCAGCgccaggcagcagcggccgctgctgcggcctcATCTGCAGCCCCCGAAAGCGCACCGGCTTCTGGTAGCGCTGCTACTCCTGCTGCTCCGGCAgccccagcagcggcaccggtggTGGACGAGGATGAGCTGAGCTACGAGAACatgtcggaggaggagatgatgCGGCGGGCCATCGCCCTCTCGCTGCAGGATACCGCGCAGGGCGCGTCGGACACAgcgtcctcgccgtcggtgccgcagccTGCCACTACCTCGGAAGCGTGCAGGAAtgaggaggagaacgaggACGACTTTGCGAAAGGCGTCGAGGCTGCcttggaggaggaggaggatgaggagaaCCGCTCGTGAAGGAGAAATGACCGGgctcccttccctccacctcgcccccttttttgcCCTCCTTTAtgcgtgcgcctgtgcaTGACGGACTGTGTTCTCGTTGCGTATTTGGTGTGTTCTGTGGATGTGGTCGATGGACCAGAGCGCGCATCGAAAGCCGTGAGCAAAAAAGAGAGGTGTGATGTTGCTGATGTTGCAAGAGAAAGACGGAAGGGTCCCGTGTGCGCCTTCGCTTGGCTATGTGTATGAGTCTGCGTGTTTTTCTCCCGGTGTGTGCCGTCACTGCGGCGATGGTTGCGGGTTAGTGCCAAGAGCAAAACCCGCCATCGTTGGATGCAGCTTGGTGACAACGGAACACCAAGCAAAGACGCAGTGCGAACATCGTGGGCGGACAGTCCCACGTATTCTTCACTCCTACGCCGCTATGCGCAAACttggaggggggggggtaccGCGTCTGACAGCGCGTCGCAAAAGACGCTGGCCGGCGAGCTAGACGTGCCAGTGATCCCGCATCGTATTTGCCGTGAGGAAGTAGACGGGGATGATGGCGACGTGGCGGTCGCGATGCCCTTCATGCGCGCATCGGGTGACTCCCATAAGCATTTCACTTTTCCCTTTTTGTATTCACTCGCCTGCCCTCTCCTTTGCgacgagcgccgctgccccttccctccttgCCCCACCtcacacagatacacagaCAACTGTGTCGCTGCGCATCCcgcctgcacacgcacactccAACAagccctctctctctctctctctgtgcgtgcgcagcaccgtTGTCACTTCTAGCGATGTGCACAGCTGGCGCAGAATGTTTTGCCTAGAGGGCATCCGGCCAGGGAAggctgcgtgtgctgcctgCGATGTACAACCCCACCCCCTGCCGGTGCAGAGTACCGACCGCAGACTTGAACATGCAGGGACTAAGGAACAACCCCGCCACCCAGCGGCATACGCATAAGTGTGGGTGTGCGAGCGAACCGTGAATAATTGCGCATCTCGTTTCTCCTCTtcgacctcctcctctcgcacCGCTGCCCACTGACATCAGCTCCCGCCCCGCTGATAAGGCCGTTGTGTGATGTGGTGAGAGGTGGAAGGGGAGAGTCGGCCGCCGGAGAGTCGATCCGTTACGCATTGACCTTGGCGTCCAGCGTACGctcatctccctctctgtcttaCGTGCGCTCTTCCCTGCGCTTCAGTCACGCGATGAGGATGGGGAGCACCTCCGTGCGTCGTATCATAATGCTCAGTGCCCCCACCGTGTATGAGGAGGCCAGAGCGATGTACCGCTGCTTGTGCCCAGCGGTTAGAccctggacggcgtggcgtcggagcgacctgcgaccgtgAACACACGCCCGTGCCATCCATGCGATAGGCCGAGTACCAGCGCGACTCGGACGCGTCTCACCCTCGGCCTtcacactgcctactggtgcgGGGAGAGCCTGCGTGCCCCACCCCGAgggtggggggaagggagatgCGCCAGGGGcaggcgacctgcgaggtgtgggtgggtgggtagcgTGTGAGGCCCAGGCCCTGCTCGGATGGCTGAGTGGGCGCCGTGCTGCaacttgcgtgtgtgtgtgtgtgtgtgtgtggctgcttcgcacgacgcgtatggtggtggtggtgggagggtgCGGGGGCGTTCTGCTCATGCTGTAGGGCAGCAAAGGGACGTGTGGAAATGAAACATGTCTCTCCTTCTGCTTCGCGTGAGGGACGTCCTTTTTGCCTCTTGTAGGGGCTCTCAGCTGCTTCACCGGGCGGCTTCCGGCCGCGACACGcgggcacacgcgtgcgcctgcGGGGTATGGTGACTCTCCTTGCCTCCCTCTGCTGTCAGGGAGTGTACCAACTAGTTTGACTGCTTCGTCTTTCCGATGAAATCATGTCTTACCCGAGCAGCCCTCAACCCTGTCCGTCACCAGGTGAGTCGTgaaggacgagagagagggcgctCGACACTGCACCTTTGCGGAAGCTATCCGAAAGGGCAAAGGAATGCTTGAAAGCGTGGAATGTAGCGGCCTGCACTGTCTACCCGGCTACGTCcagcgtgtctgtgtctgtgtgtgtgtgtgatgatGGCCCGCAGGAAGTCAGAGAACGGGACGGGCCACCTCAAGCCAGTACTAGTCTTCTCCTCATTCCACCTCTCTGCTCTGACACCTGGAAAGGTGGGAAGTATCCATAAGCACGTCCAACACATAGGTGCCAGCCGCCACCCATGAGCTCCTCGCTCCACGTCCTCTTAATCGGTACGGACGCGTTTCACGTGGAAGGCGCGCTGCAGGGCACGgcggtgcacacgcaccgcgcCTGGAACACATCCTACCAGTTTTCCTGCACCTCGGCGCTGAGCGTAGACAAAGTGGACAAGCGGCTTCTGCTGGTGTGCCACATTATCGTGCTGTGCAAGGGATGCCGATCACCGGCGAACAAGTCGAGTTACAGTGATCGAGCGGTTCTGGCGCTGCCGGATGCGACGGCCGGCTGTGTGGAGGAGTTGAGGGACAA
Proteins encoded:
- a CDS encoding putative proteasome regulatory non-ATP-ase subunit, which translates into the protein MVEACFLCLDSTEYMRNGDQYPTRMMAEQDAACLLANAKLQANAENTLGFLTTGGNACTVYETLTNNVDAIMTSIGSIPVNGKRCNFSSGLQIASLALSHRTNSRAEKRIVAFVGSPIGETAAELEALAKKLRKDDVAVDVVAFGVESNVELLQAFVKKVSKKENSRFLAVAARENLTDKLMSNAILLGEDLPEGAEGGGASMSGFGVDPNMDPELAMALRLSMEDEMQRQAAAAAAAASSAAPESAPASGSAATPAAPAAPAAAPVVDEDELSYENMSEEEMMRRAIALSLQDTAQGASDTASSPSVPQPATTSEACRNEEENEDDFAKGVEAALEEEEDEENRS